The Denticeps clupeoides chromosome 16, fDenClu1.1, whole genome shotgun sequence DNA segment atgcaaaatcaGCACCGGCACcccttttcagacatttaaTATCTATACATAGATATTAAAAGTGCAGAGTTTGAGcttgtttgcatttttgtcATCACAAAGGCTACTTTAACTCCTGTATAGAACTGTAGGTTCCATTGCTGAGGAGCCTTTTTATGCAAAATGGTTTTATAATTTGAATgactttaaatgaacattttaagtgTTGAAAATCAAAGAGGCTGCTCTTCTTCTCAAGAAGTTAATCTGTTTGCAAACACCTGAGAAGGcgtatttaaaatgtatgtgctGTAATTACAAGAAACATTCAGTTATGGAGTAAAATTGAGTGCATGTGACCCATTGTCCCCTCCTTTCATCTCTACAGATTTAATGTTAACAGGCGAATATCAGTAGTGGGGTTTGGCTTGTATGGTGGGCTGCATGGGCCAACGGATTATCAGGTCAGCATACAggtaggtgtttttttttttttttatatatacatatatacagggcagtggtggcctaaaagcagaggacacaattcgttgtgtcaccatgtgctgtgctgcagtgttttacaacgaaaatcacttcactgtcatttTTCACAAGTCCCCATTTTTttaacaggacacacacacacacacagacaatttcttcactctgggatggtgtgtgtgtttcatatgcttcaccttctctctctcaacAGATCCTCGAGAGTGACAGAAATCAAACACTGGGACAGAACGAAACAGGGTTTAACTGTGATGGCACGGCCAGTACGTTCAGGGTCATGTTCAAGGAGCCTGTTGAAATTTTACCCAATATCAGCTACACTGCCTGTGCAACTCTAAAGGTGCTCATGTATACTATATTAAGAGTAAAATTCTGTTGCTGGAtagattttcatttattcatttacaaatgCGCTGCATTTCAGGGGCCTGATTCACACTACGGCACAAGAGGTTTAAAGAAAGTGACGCACGAATCATCAACAGGGaccaaaacaacatttttcttcTGCAGCTCACCTGGAAATAACAATGGTACGTCTGTCGAAGACGGACAAATCCCTGAAATAATCTTTTATACCTAAACAAAGAAGCTCCGGTTTTGATTGGGACGAGCGTACCTCATATTTAGGTATGGACAGAGACTGAGACTGAAGCCTGTTGCTGTCTGcttcctgcagtgtgtgtgtaccagccTGGCATCTCAAGGAGAGTAATAAAACGTGTGCATCTTATACTACGTCATGTCTCATTCGTCTAATGACTGAGGGATTGAATTATGTCTTTTAATCAGTTGCATTTGTAacttgcatttgtgtgttttaaaatgtcgtTGTAATGGACGTTTGTACAAATGTTGAATGTTTGCATGTTAAGGCAACAGAGAAGGAAAAAATGACTGTTATTTGTTTACAGAAAGGTATATTTTTTAGCTTTGACATTAAAACAATTCTCACAGGCCTTTCAAGCTGTTTTAGATTTCTGATGTCGTACTGCACATTTTTCAAagtatgtaaatataatacaatacaaaaaaatacaaaagtattATACAAGTCCAgtgaatttttgttttctaCAGATACACACGGTTAGTAAATTTTTAGGAAGTTTAGCGTTATTTTTTGGATTCTGGATTTGgaaaaaatgtcttcaaaaaAATATCTGCAACATTACATTGATATTCCTATTGTGATGCAATCTGTTACCAATTGGTCCTATTTAGTTAAGATGGTTTGAATCACATTGGTAAGGTGTGTGCTTGGCTTATTTCcatatttataaatttttttgtttgtaaaagCAGTGTTCTTTCCATCTCAGATGGTTGGTTTCCGGAGCTGTTTTAACTACCTGCTTTTGCACCCTCAATTCATCAGATggattttcttttgtaaatttAGCTGTGTCTCAAGCTACAGGCACCTGCTTTTTCTTCTGATGTGCCATGTATGAAATAACTTCCCCGTAAAAAAGACTTTGGCTGTGTCCCAGTGAAGGTGAGGTTTTACCTTGGgagttttgttttcattgatAAAATATGTAAACTGATGCATAAAATATGTTCTGCAAATGGGGTCCTTTAgtaaatgatgaaaaagaaagCTCTAAAAATATTGGCGCATGATCCTACCTATCAAACATGAAGCCACTCTGTCCAGTGATGCCTTAGGTGTAAAGAAATAGAAGAGGTCTTGtgtatatttgaatatattacATGACCAGACCTTTCGGGCAGCAGCAGATgatctgactggctggagcagCATCTAATAAACAAGCCACTGAAGTAGGATTGGATTGTCAGTTCCTACTTAAATACTGCTCACATCTGCAGTACCGTATTACACCGGTACGTCAGCGAGTCTCAACATCCTGAAatattagaaatggtatcaagtaTTACCTGTCTGGCACGACACTGTTTTTGCTTAAcatttcacatgggaactgtgTATTGGGTTGATGAATGccattattttacaaaaaaaacattcagttcaaaAACTCTGGGTCACTGAATACGCACTTGTTAAGGTTAAAATAGGATGTCTAAAATTATCAACTAATACATTCCTGGAACAAAAcacttttcactgtaaaatttaactgggaactttgctcctgtgcacatagatttatgatgaatatggacagttcaatgtaaaataactagtattgcagcctgcagtGGAACAGACAATTTGAATAAGGAGCTGTGAATAAGAAGCCTTCTTCTTAATTCTATCACATCAAGCAGGCCACGGTTCATCTCACCAATATAGATGTGAAACAGTTATTCATATTGGGAGTCTGCTGCGTTACTGCTCCTGCCCTATTTGTGCACTTTGTGTGGCATCCAGCTCGGGCCAACAAGCTCCTGCCACAGCCAGGGAATTCCCCGTGTAACCTGGTTGTGATGAATCGGATGTGGCCGGTTCCTGTGAATTCGCTGGCAGATGGGTAGCTGGTTCAGCTGGATGGATTCTATTTGTAATTGTCTGTTGAAGATCTTGACTAAACATCACTTACCATGAGAATACATGTTACTAAAGGCTTTAGCTGTACATGTAGCTGCTACGTGAACAGTAACAACAAGACAACATATTTCTGCTCGTATGATGTTTGTATCCGTACAAACTCGTGTTTGGGACCCACTGTCCATTTCACTCGTGAGCTGAGCAGATCCATGTTTTTAAAACGTTTTAAGAAGAGGAGCAGCTTATAGGACTGAACCGCCCTCTTGTCAGTATTTCATGCACAAAACTGTAGCACAAAACTGTTCCTGATAATACAGCGTTTAGcgaacacccttatccagagcgacttacaaccagtagttacagggacagtgtgttacccgctaggctactgccacacCCGGACACCTTtgccatcagtggacatttGCAGACATGTTGGGACTGCAGCCTCATCCAAAACCAAAAATGGTGATAGATTATTAGTGCTAATGGCTTGTAATCAAAGCATTTTGAATGGTGAACTAGTGTCTTGTGacattttgtgacattacaATCACAAacttaagtgaagtgactgtcatcgtgaaacactgcagcacaggacacggtgacacaacgaaatatgtcctcggcttttaaccatcaccctcgggtgcagtgtgtgaggactttgctcagaggcaccttggcaggtttggattcgaaccagcaacctactGATTTCAGGGCTGCtgccttaacctctaggccaccactgtccactGTCCCAATAATATtaagtcacttacatttttgatgaaatagtgactgtttttatctattttagcAGCGAAAATAGATCCAATGAATCCAAACAAAGATCGCAATTTtcctttttcagttttttttcctcccatccTGTAGCCTACTCGCGCTCACccggttgagaaccactgtacTATATGAAAGGAACTGAACAATTGAATGACCAGGGAAATTACTTAGCAGAAGTGTTCACAATAGATATTAATATCtttacatatattcatataatacATATGAGTCAGCATTTAATGCTGATTACAAGTAATATTCATCTTGTCTTGGTCTCCAGGCTGGCCTTCCAATCAAGGTGGATTTCAGCTCATTTCTCCAGGCCCTGACCTGTGACCAGGCCCCCACCCTGTCATGGAGGAAGCTATCCAGTGCATCCGTGCTGAGGGCGGGAAAGCAGCTCTTCTCACAAACAACTTCCTGTTGCCAAGTGGAGCCTCTTTCCTGCCTGTGAACAGCTCACACTTTCATGTGGTGGGTAAATGAGAGATTTCTACTTTTTCCTAATTTACACAGTATTAggcgattctctggaaaatgaaactaaAAAGATggtaaaaaaatctgtaatatttgcatttgtacTTGTCTTAATGTTTAAGATGgatactcagataatgtggaacatcttAATGGCAAAGAATTTGAAAAACCGAAGGTTTTGAAGATATTTAAAACATGGTTATCACAATGTAAACTATTTACTCATTTCAATGGAATTCAAAGCAAATTgctatcataacccagacattcgaAGTTCAGTTTatgtagcagtcagtcaatatcgagaaggccagaactgatggtcaaatgatgatttattgaagccgtccgtgtcatcaaccaacgtaagagctaagcaagagcagataccaataattacaatcacatcccccgtcatgcacagcaccttacgttagtatatttctttcccttagcataacaaatcacgtcttttctcacaaacattacaagatgctcaaatatactttagtcatagttacaaaccttgttcccttatcaactgatgctagatttgttgcttttaactctttcggttgtccttCTCCTGCTTTACTTCGCGCCTTCTGTCTcacctcaagctcagttccgttaccgtacttccgctcacaaaggggttatcaaaataagagcgggtaacattacattcatgtaaatcttacgttttttggtctttacagtttatatatgttgtaCTGAAAAGTGCATCAGACTAAATATATTCATACAAAGCACCACATTTCAACTCTTAGTACACTTAACAGGGACCAGACGGCAGTCGGCGAGGCAAAATCTCGAGtttggtgaggccatggagaaagactatcGACCGGCTCCAAAGAgtttctggcaaaccatccgacgcctcaggagaagaaggcagcaactcgctcacactttacagtggggatggggagctgctgacgtcgactggggctatattcgggtggtggaaggaatactttgaggagctcctcaatcccacggACACATATTCCAAGGAGGAAACAGGGCTgagatacctgggtatggactgttcAATCTCAGGGGCAAAatttgctgaggtagtcaaacagcgacacagcagcgcagccccaggggtggatgagatccatcctgggtatctcatggctatggatgttgtagggctgtcatggttgacacgtctctgcaacattgcgtggacatcgggggcagttcctgtggagtggcagactggggtggtggtccccgttttttaagaagggggaccagagggtgtgttccatttatagggggatcacactcctcagcctccctggaaagatctactccaaggtactggagaggagggtccagtCGATAGTTGAACTTCAGATTGAGGTGGAGCATTGTGGTTGTCGTCCTGGccatggaactgtggaccagctctccACCCGTCAACTCCATATCATCTGGATCAAACGGACCAGGGGAGTTGAGACCAACACCTAGAGAGGAACGGGATAAAGAGCAAAATCAGCATTAAAAAACAatctaattacaaaaataaaaaacgacaGACACAAACCTTCATCAGATGAGGGATCTGAAGCAAATGAAGGAATCTTCACAAGCTGAGCTTTTTTCtgctggggtggggggggggggggggggggggggggggggggggggggggggggggggggtcacattgactaaaaagagaaaaataagcATGAACTATTATATAAAAAGCCAATACCATAAGATAGCAGAGAGCACGAGGATAATAGCTTATTAAAGCGTTTAGAAAGTGCACCTGTTCATGTTCATGGACAAATTAGTCACGGGGGACATCACGTCCGCGGGTCCTGTGGGGGAGAACAGCGAGACCTCAGGGAATCCGAGTCTTCGGCCAGGCTGGAGGTGATGGCTGTCCGGGCTGAAGTCCATATTCAATCTGCCGCTATGCGCAGTGTCCCCAAAAAATGGGATTACAACACAATCAGTGGCAAATTCCTGTGAATTATCAGACAGGCTATCGATTTATCTTAACAGCGCACTGGCGgttaagacatttttaatatgtCGTTAATTAGCCATTCAATCTCAAGTGCCATGGTTTTAGGGCATAAACAGTTATCTGGAGATGATATCTTGAAGCTTGGCACAACCCAAGTTATGAGCCTGGTACAGATGAGTTATTCAATCATTTTACCTTATATTCATTTATCAGATTCTTTAAACCAAAATAGTTTATATAGGAGGAATAAGACTTTTCTTCAGGACAAAGGGGGAAATTTAAGACCAGTGAGGATCTGAAAATGGTGACTGTAACTAATTGGGAACGTTTctgtaatgataataataaaataactcaAAGCTATGTTAACCAGAGGGCTTCTTTCAGCTTAAAATGATTTACAGCTAAGGTGATACAATCTTCTTACATTTGGTCCCAATCAACTGTTTTCATTGAAATTGgcatttttaatttagtttaaaacTGAACTTCACCAAATGAAACAGAAACACTTCTCAGACTGTTCATGTCATGCAGTTTAATACCTTGTTATTACAGTCCTTCAAGCAAGCGCTGCAGGTTCTGTTTATTAGTTAtggtatgactgtgtgtgtgtgtgttaaacctgCCAAATGCTAGCAAAACCAGCTTTCTagaatgtttctttttcttttttttctaccttGTATCATTTACCTTACTTAGTCCACCTCTTAGACATGCGTTTGTGTATAAAGTTGTGGGAAAATTGACATTTTCAGCAACATTCTATTATcaattgtaataattatatcgtttttgttttttttaacacacactCATTGTTTTATGAGCAATAAATGAACAAGACAAGGTTTTAAAATCCCTATATCCCCAGGGGGAGCGGTTGGTAAATGTTCCCACTCAGAATAAACTCGGGAATGTGAGTtgctctctctcatacacaccaCAAGGGCACAATTTGAAAAGACTGAGGGGATGTAAAAGACAACTGTTCTATTAGGCTATAAACACACTTTGTATTAACTTTTAAAATAGAGAAACTGAAATGACTTAAGATGCTCAGAAGTATTTTATTCTCCTCcttcacattacattacattacacattacatattACATGCAGTCCTGCTGTGTTGCTCCAGATTCCCACCCCCCACACATCTagcaaggggtggtagtagcctagtgggtaacacactcgtctatgaaccagaagtgggttcaaatcccacttactaccattgtgtccctgagaaagacacttaaccctaagttgctccaggggggactatgcctgtaaatactgattgtaagtcgctctggttaagggcgtctcataaatgctgtaaatgtaaatgtaaagggtaTATAaggtatatataaaaaaatataacaatatagGTCACAAAACAATATAGGTTTTGCGAGGAAAAACTATATACAGAATTTTTACCACTGAGGCACCATCCGAATCTATTGTCAATTTAAGtgcttatgtaaaaaaaaaaaaaaaaaaaaagcttagaaGGCAGAAAGTCATGGAGGTGCTCAGGTCTTCTTGAGGCGGCTGCTCCTCAGCCCAGGCCCGGCTCTTCTGATGCGATTTCCGATCTTCCTCCCTTCCTGAGAAGTATCTGCTCTTCCCATTCAAATTCGGAAAAGGCCACGTCGTTGACAGCGAATCACACGCTACAGTCCAGGAGGACAAAGATGTAGAGTCAGATTCTACAGAGGATTCAAAAGAATCAAACAGTAAAGAATCAAATTGTGTCTCACCGATCCAGGACCTTTCGCTGGTTTATTAGTCACTACTGGAGCAGTAAAGAGACTGGCCATTCCCACTGGAACATTGGCATCAATCTGAATTTTAAGGATTACACAGAACTGTTTTAGTATGAAACATTAAACTGTCATGGTAACAAACACTGACATGCAAACAATAACagctatgaataaaataatagtgAACTCTTTGATCTTTGAACCTGagacaagaaaataaataaatagatagatatatGAGTCCATTATGGGGAGGGATTGAGGATCTGTAGTTACAGAGTAGATATATATTACTTACAGTTTGAGAGGGTCTGACTTCATGCACCATTGGGATGTAAGTATCAGCTGAGATCCTCGTCCTCTTTTCTCTGACATGTGGACTCTCATCTGGTGGCGCCCTTCTTTTTAATTGAGACCGTCCCTGAAGACTGGACGTTGAGGGAGAGCAGAAAAGCCCACATGGTTGACCGCGAATCACAGGCTACAGTCCAGGAGGACAAAGATGTAGAGTCAGAATCTACAGAATCTACAGAATCAAACGAATCAAACAGTAAAGAATCAAATCGTGTCTCACCGATCCAGGACCTTCAGCTGGTTCATCAGTCACTACTGGAGCAGTAAGGACACTGGCCATTCCCACTGGAACGTTGGAGTCAATCTGaagaattaaatgtcattttaaggaTTACACAGAACTGTTTTAGTATGAAACATTAAACTGTCATGGTAGCAAACACTGACATACAAACAATAACagctatgaataaaataatagtgAACTCTTTGACCTTTGCACCTGagacaagaaaataaatagatagatagatagatagatagatagatagatagatagatagatagatagatagatagatagatagatagatagatagatgagTCCATTATGGGGAGGGATTGAGGATCTGTAGTTACAGAGTAGAGTTATATATTACTTACAGTTTGGGAGGGTCTGACTTCATGCACCAATGGGATGTATGTATCAGCTGACATCCTCCTGCTCTTTTCACTGACAGGTGGACTCTCATCTGGTGGCGCCCTTCTTTTTAATTGAGACCGTCCCTGAATACTGGACATTGAGGGAATCTTCAGCTTGGGCGGTTCACATTGActgtaaagagaaaaagaagcattAACTTTTATATGAAAAGCCAATAAGACAGCAGACAACACGAGGATAACGGCTTATTAAAGAGTTTAGAAACTGTACCTTCCGAGACCTGCCAGGTTGTTCATGTTTATGCACAATTTATTCACGGGGGACAGCACGTCCGAGGGTCCAGCGGGGGAGAAGAACAGAGTCTTCACACAATTGGAGCCCGTGGACACCAAATCCGGCAGCGAGACCTGAGCGAGTCTTCGGCCAGGCTGGGGGTGAAGGCTGTCCGGGCTGAAGTCCATATTTGCCCGCTATGCGCAGTGTCCCCAAAAATGTTTAATCAGGATTAATCGGTGACAAACTCCTGTGAATTTGCAAATCGCACTGGCGACGAACACGGACACGGAGTAAGCACGCTAACGGTCCCGATTGCAAAGCAGTTGAAATGTttcaaattaataattaaaaagacaTCTTCATTtgtcttcctccttccttcgGCTGTCAGAAAGCTGCCGCCAAACGCGCACTCTCTCTGACCCTCGGGATCCACTGTGGGGGAGAAAAACTCGAGTATGGATGTCAGCCAGTTTGTATCTATGTCGAAACCAAGGCAACCAGAAGCGTCAAACCTTTGACCAATAGCAGACACTGTTATTATCTCCTCAACCAATCACAACCAAGGCGGAGGGGTGACATACAGAATCGACATCCAATCAGAAGCGGGTCAGTGACAGCCATTATCCAATcaacctggagctgaagggTGGGTGCAGAAAAATCCGCGtaaaaaaatggcagattttCCCGCGGAACGTTTCAAGCTGCGACTGGACCACCCCCGACTAAAGCCCGTCAGCCAACAGACGTGCGAGTTTTCGTTGCGGAAACGTGCCATTTAAACACGACACGCCGTATTTTAAGATTCgctatacattacatttaatttcacaATGGCTGGGCAGGATACAGTTAGAAGAATCGTTTTGTTAATATACATATAGGCAAATGATTTCCAACTTTTGGAAAAAGTTGCATACTAacctgtgtgtgtcttctgtttATCAGAGTATTGAGTACATGAGtatcatattttaaacagaaaatctGCCCACCGTGTTTCACTGATCACGAACACCCTCCTCCTGGATAGGTCACACTTgtataaaaaatgaatacatttttttcgtctagcacttaacaattccctagcatgttctattcctgacaagttaggccttatcagggctcttagttttgtaactcaaaatctatagaaaccgaatgaggaATGCCaagtctgccaagtaaagtaacgAAAAGAAAAGAACGTTTTAACTCCATCTCGGCCGCAGACAACGTCAGAGACGGGGAGGTGACAGCGCGTCAGGGGGGTGGGGACAGCTGGCCGCGTCGTCACCCCGCTCCTTCACTCCTCCGACGCGCTGCTCCTGCGCTGCTGCACGGACCGAATCGCCTACAACGAACCTGGATTCATTACACGTGCCGAGATGCAGATCTCTTATTCAGGAAACGCCACGCAGCAGAACATCACGCTGCCGACTGAAGACTGGACCCCAGTAGGTTATTGTTTCTTTCCctataaaatgatataaaatgaTGCTCTCAGCTTCCATAAACTtctgattaaatttttttgttcaaaaagtatttcagatgaatctaacacttaaacatgcacatgcaaacacactgtatttatatttgtaacATTTGAATACAGTTCAGCAACATACATCACACAACCTGACGACCAGGTTTTACAGTGCTTAAAAATGGGATATATCACAAATAAGAGAACAGAAAATTCTGGCAGTTTGTCCATATTTAGATAGTCATGTTGACCAGAACAAggcaaatgtatttaaatgtaatgcatttaaaACTCTAAAAGTACACATGCCTCACCTGGAGCAAAGTATCTTTAATGTTGTGgaggtatagctcagtggtagagcattttaCTGCAGATGAAGAGgtcccaagttcaaatcctggtgccccctgtaaTAGTGCATTcattcttggggcagtggtggcctagcggttaaggaagcggccccttaatcagaaggttgccagttcgaatcccgatccgccaaggtgccactgagcaaagcaccatcccc contains these protein-coding regions:
- the LOC114766259 gene encoding uncharacterized protein LOC114766259, giving the protein MDFSPDSLHPQPGRRLAQVSLPDLVSTGSNCVKTLFFSPAGPSDVLSPVNKLCINMNNLAGLGSQCEPPKLKIPSMSSIQGRSQLKRRAPPDESPPVSEKSRRMSADTYIPLVHEVRPSQTIDSNVPVGMASVLTAPVVTDEPAEGPGSPVIRGQPCGLFCSPSTSSLQGRSQLKRRAPPDESPHVREKRTRISADTYIPMVHEVRPSQTIDANVPVGMASLFTAPVVTNKPAKGPGSRVIRCQRRGLFRI